In Actinoplanes derwentensis, the following proteins share a genomic window:
- a CDS encoding alpha/beta fold hydrolase, with protein MPTFQADDGVEIYWEQWDGDTGQPPVLLHHGFIASGLTNWVLPGIVDALTATGRRVVTIDARGHGRSGKPHDPSFYGETRMARDVTTLLDLLGATAADVAGYSMGAIVSLILATRDRRVRRLAVGGVGAAVLELGGVDTRVIPAADFRAAFETDDPAAITSPAAAGFRSFVDAVGGDRVALAAQAASLHAEPIPLDTITVPALVIAGRDDPLASRPEILAKAIPGARLAVVDGDHMGAIRVPEFTRELVGFLNTGS; from the coding sequence ATGCCGACTTTCCAGGCAGACGACGGTGTGGAGATCTATTGGGAGCAGTGGGACGGCGACACCGGGCAGCCCCCGGTCCTGCTGCATCACGGTTTCATCGCCAGCGGTCTCACCAACTGGGTCCTGCCGGGCATCGTCGACGCGCTCACCGCGACCGGCCGCCGGGTCGTCACCATCGACGCCCGTGGGCACGGCCGGTCCGGTAAACCGCACGATCCGTCGTTCTACGGCGAGACCCGGATGGCCCGGGACGTGACGACGCTCCTCGATCTGCTGGGTGCCACCGCCGCCGACGTGGCCGGCTACTCGATGGGCGCCATCGTCTCGCTGATCCTCGCCACCCGGGACCGGCGGGTGCGCCGGCTGGCCGTCGGCGGCGTCGGCGCCGCCGTGCTCGAACTCGGTGGGGTGGACACCCGGGTCATCCCGGCCGCGGACTTCCGGGCGGCTTTCGAGACCGACGATCCGGCCGCCATCACCTCACCGGCGGCCGCCGGGTTCCGTTCGTTCGTCGACGCGGTCGGCGGTGACCGGGTCGCGCTGGCCGCCCAGGCGGCGTCGCTGCACGCCGAGCCCATCCCGCTGGACACGATCACCGTTCCGGCCCTGGTGATCGCGGGCCGCGACGATCCGCTGGCGAGCCGCCCGGAGATCCTGGCCAAGGCCATTCCGGGCGCTCGCCTGGCGGTCGTCGACGGCGACCACATGGGCGCGATCCGGGTTCCAGAGTTCACCCGCGAACTGGTCGGTTTCCTGAACACCGGAAGTTGA
- a CDS encoding LysR family transcriptional regulator, which yields MTPTQLRAYAAVVRCGSVKHAASQLEVSESAVSLHIGQLRKELGDQLFSRTASGLSFTPGGLRLASRATEMLGLQDITVLEVSAAGQGRRMLRVGASSLFAEHAAPGLIELFGNRAADLDVELSVRNPGSFAAALIERSVDIAIGPPPSVPNPAVRCRPVMYYKIVTVTGPDHPMAGSQPSPRQLRDQTWLLGPSAAADRGAIPTLLRRLGVPDNRQQIFQSHAAAVEEAKRGRGVAAALSFTVAPEIRKGQLVPFCGPHTGLEEVWHSMTLMDSNLTAPAELARFASTPRAIQAMMRGTGVNVARFKPSIHVTLWS from the coding sequence GTGACCCCGACTCAGTTGCGCGCCTATGCGGCCGTGGTCCGGTGCGGCTCGGTCAAACACGCGGCCTCTCAGCTCGAGGTCTCCGAGTCCGCGGTGTCACTGCACATCGGACAGTTGCGGAAGGAACTTGGCGACCAGCTGTTCTCCCGGACCGCGAGCGGCCTGTCGTTCACGCCCGGCGGGCTGCGGCTGGCGAGCCGGGCCACCGAGATGCTCGGTCTGCAGGACATCACGGTCTTGGAGGTGAGCGCGGCCGGTCAGGGCCGGCGGATGCTGCGGGTGGGCGCGTCGTCGCTGTTCGCCGAACACGCCGCACCCGGACTGATCGAGCTGTTCGGCAACCGGGCCGCCGACCTGGACGTCGAGTTGAGTGTGCGCAACCCGGGCTCGTTCGCGGCGGCACTGATCGAGCGGAGCGTCGACATCGCGATCGGCCCGCCGCCGTCGGTGCCGAACCCGGCGGTGCGATGTCGTCCGGTGATGTACTACAAGATCGTCACGGTGACCGGGCCGGACCATCCGATGGCAGGTTCCCAGCCGTCGCCCCGGCAGTTGCGGGACCAGACGTGGCTGCTGGGCCCGTCCGCGGCCGCCGACCGGGGCGCCATCCCGACGCTGCTGCGCCGCCTCGGGGTCCCCGACAACCGGCAGCAGATCTTCCAGAGCCACGCGGCCGCCGTGGAGGAGGCGAAACGGGGCCGCGGTGTGGCGGCCGCTCTGTCGTTCACGGTGGCACCGGAGATCCGCAAAGGGCAGCTGGTGCCGTTCTGCGGCCCGCACACCGGCCTGGAGGAGGTGTGGCACTCGATGACCCTGATGGACTCGAACCTGACGGCCCCGGCCGAGCTGGCCCGCTTCGCGTCCACCCCACGAGCGATCCAGGCCATGATGCGCGGTACGGGGGTGAACGTGGCCCGTTTCAAGCCGTCCATCCACGTCACCCTGTGGAGCTGA
- a CDS encoding nitroreductase family deazaflavin-dependent oxidoreductase, producing MASTDDRLRAMYSGGRGNTTARRFARLWATVYGAGFSRRRWITLEVRGRSSGRVTRFPLGMADWQGHWYLVPMLGADCNWVRNVRAADGHAVIRHGRARPCHLAELPVPERAPILRRFLQQVPGARPHLPVDRNAPLPDFAAIADRYPVFRVDYR from the coding sequence ATGGCCTCCACTGACGACAGGCTGCGGGCGATGTACTCCGGCGGCCGCGGCAACACCACCGCCCGCCGTTTCGCCCGATTGTGGGCGACGGTCTACGGCGCCGGTTTCTCCCGGCGGCGCTGGATCACCCTGGAGGTCCGGGGCCGCAGTTCCGGCCGGGTCACCCGTTTCCCCCTGGGCATGGCCGACTGGCAGGGCCACTGGTACCTGGTACCGATGCTCGGCGCCGACTGCAACTGGGTCCGCAACGTCCGCGCCGCTGACGGCCACGCCGTCATCCGCCACGGCCGGGCCCGCCCCTGCCACCTGGCCGAACTGCCGGTCCCCGAACGCGCCCCGATCCTGCGCCGCTTCCTGCAGCAGGTCCCCGGCGCCCGCCCGCACCTCCCGGTCGACCGTAACGCCCCACTCCCCGACTTCGCGGCGATCGCCGACCGCTACCCGGTCTTCCGCGTCGACTACCGCTAG
- a CDS encoding vWA domain-containing protein: protein MPGADHAPVLLRGTDRAAFAVAFAARLRRAGLPAGITETGDLVSALEASPPTSRTTLYWTARVALVRRHADLAIFDRVFATVFDDTPPLPLSRSAVPPRPRDDSVHVTVPGTGDEATTSGQGLPWATLPAPVGADEDTDDTGLALPELRPSTIAVLADRPFEDLDGPQTEALGEALRQALTHWPRRRSRRHRPDPTGRRIAMRPTIARARRTGWEVITVVRERPVARPRRVVMLCDVSESMRAQAAAYLQLMRAFTTAADAEVFAFATRLTRLTVPLRHTSPREAIDQASAAVDDRFGGTRIAANIAALLDSHHGNTVRGGVVIIASDGWDSDPPEAMTAAMARLSRRAYRILWLNPRAGATGFAPKVGGMAAALPFCDHLLPAATFTDLTAAAHHLTEIR, encoded by the coding sequence TTGCCCGGGGCTGACCACGCCCCGGTGCTGCTGCGAGGCACCGACCGGGCCGCGTTCGCCGTCGCGTTCGCGGCCCGGTTGCGCCGAGCCGGGCTACCGGCCGGGATCACCGAGACCGGTGACCTGGTCAGCGCACTGGAGGCCAGCCCGCCCACGTCCCGGACCACTCTCTACTGGACGGCCCGGGTCGCCCTGGTCCGCCGGCACGCCGACCTGGCGATCTTCGACCGGGTCTTCGCGACGGTCTTCGACGACACCCCGCCGTTGCCGCTGAGCCGGTCGGCCGTACCCCCGAGGCCCCGCGACGACAGCGTCCACGTCACCGTTCCCGGAACCGGGGACGAGGCCACCACCTCCGGTCAAGGCCTGCCCTGGGCCACCCTGCCCGCCCCGGTCGGTGCCGACGAGGACACCGACGACACCGGCCTCGCCCTGCCGGAACTGCGCCCCAGCACGATCGCCGTGCTGGCCGACCGCCCGTTCGAAGACCTCGACGGCCCGCAGACCGAGGCCCTCGGCGAAGCCCTGCGGCAGGCGCTCACCCACTGGCCGCGACGTCGCAGCCGCCGCCACCGGCCCGACCCCACCGGCCGCCGGATCGCGATGCGCCCGACCATCGCCCGGGCCCGCCGCACCGGCTGGGAAGTGATCACGGTGGTCCGGGAACGTCCCGTCGCCCGTCCCCGCCGGGTGGTGATGCTCTGCGACGTGAGCGAGTCGATGCGCGCGCAGGCGGCGGCGTACCTGCAGCTGATGCGTGCCTTCACCACGGCCGCCGACGCCGAGGTGTTCGCCTTCGCCACCCGCCTGACCCGCCTCACGGTGCCGCTGCGGCACACCTCCCCCCGGGAGGCGATCGACCAGGCCAGCGCCGCAGTCGACGACCGTTTCGGCGGTACCCGCATCGCCGCCAACATCGCCGCCCTGCTGGACTCCCACCACGGCAACACGGTCCGCGGCGGCGTGGTGATCATCGCCTCGGACGGCTGGGACAGCGACCCACCCGAGGCGATGACGGCCGCGATGGCCCGCTTGAGCCGCCGGGCGTACCGGATCCTCTGGTTGAACCCCCGTGCCGGCGCCACCGGTTTCGCCCCGAAGGTCGGCGGTATGGCCGCCGCCCTCCCGTTCTGCGACCACCTGCTCCCGGCCGCCACCTTCACCGACCTGACCGCCGCCGCCCACCATCTCACCGAGATCCGTTGA
- a CDS encoding SRPBCC family protein, producing MKITNEFTVQIPIDEAWKVFTDLEGLAPCMPGAQLTGVDGEVYKGKVKIKVGPVISDFSGTAQFTSKDDAAYRAVIDAKGRDARSAGNASATVSAFLTAVDATSTKVNVDTDLKISGKLAQFGSGMIKEVSSKLLAQFVANLETKLAADPTAATPVEVSADAAVSPAAVSPAAVSPAAVETVPATAAALGAPAADGSTISAESASRAVAPDPSAGEVTAAAGRTEVAEGTPDPVAPLRTPDADLSDAPAVAAAAAPAVAPAAASETAPAVVPAAAPETAPAAAPDVAPDVAPAAAAPDAVSEVAPAGRTAATVTAERTIESAEPEPIDLLDVAGGSIYKRLIPVAIGAVVVVGAVIVWFVARG from the coding sequence ATGAAGATCACCAACGAATTCACCGTGCAGATCCCGATCGACGAGGCCTGGAAGGTCTTCACCGATCTCGAAGGGCTCGCGCCCTGCATGCCCGGCGCCCAGCTCACCGGCGTCGACGGCGAGGTCTACAAGGGCAAGGTGAAGATCAAGGTCGGGCCGGTGATCTCCGACTTCTCCGGTACCGCCCAGTTCACTTCGAAGGACGACGCCGCGTACCGGGCCGTGATCGACGCCAAGGGGCGCGACGCCCGGTCGGCCGGCAACGCGTCCGCCACGGTCAGCGCGTTCCTCACCGCCGTCGACGCCACCAGCACCAAGGTCAACGTCGATACCGACCTGAAGATCAGCGGGAAGCTGGCCCAGTTCGGCAGCGGCATGATCAAGGAGGTGTCGTCCAAGCTGCTGGCCCAGTTCGTGGCGAACCTGGAGACCAAACTGGCCGCCGACCCCACCGCAGCCACCCCGGTCGAGGTCTCCGCGGATGCCGCCGTTTCGCCGGCCGCGGTCTCCCCGGCTGCCGTTTCGCCGGCCGCTGTCGAGACCGTTCCGGCCACCGCTGCCGCCCTGGGTGCCCCGGCCGCCGACGGCAGCACCATCTCGGCCGAGTCGGCGAGCCGGGCGGTCGCACCCGACCCGTCCGCCGGTGAGGTCACCGCCGCCGCCGGGCGCACCGAGGTCGCCGAGGGCACGCCCGACCCGGTCGCCCCGCTCCGCACGCCGGACGCAGACCTGTCCGACGCCCCCGCGGTCGCCGCTGCCGCTGCTCCGGCGGTGGCCCCGGCCGCCGCTTCCGAGACCGCCCCGGCGGTGGTTCCGGCCGCGGCTCCGGAGACCGCCCCGGCCGCGGCTCCGGACGTCGCCCCGGACGTTGCTCCGGCTGCTGCTGCTCCGGACGCTGTTTCGGAGGTCGCCCCCGCTGGTAGGACCGCCGCGACCGTGACCGCTGAGCGGACCATCGAGAGCGCTGAGCCGGAGCCGATCGACCTTCTCGATGTCGCCGGAGGATCGATCTACAAGCGGCTCATTCCGGTCGCCATCGGTGCTGTCGTGGTCGTCGGTGCCGTCATCGTCTGGTTCGTTGCCCGGGGCTGA
- a CDS encoding AAA family ATPase, whose product MNTPEDVIQRLDAVDYLADDGLAMAVYLALRLGKPLLLEGEPGVGKTAAAKALAQALDTPFIRLQCYEGLTAGEALYEWNYQRQLLHIRLAEARGSSVDDADLFTTAFLQERPILRAVRHDGPTPPVLLIDEIDRADDEFEALLFEFLGESAVTVPELGTFAATRPPVVILTSNRSRDLHDALRRRCLYHWIEFPAPAQVAAIVRRAVPGATVPLIRSATEFIGTVRGLDLDKAPGLAETIDWVSALAALGVTELASGDVLRTLGTIAKTPDDRALIADTPVTTPRARRDHP is encoded by the coding sequence TTGAACACTCCTGAGGACGTCATCCAGCGCCTGGACGCCGTCGACTACCTGGCCGACGACGGCCTCGCCATGGCCGTCTACCTGGCCCTGCGCCTGGGTAAACCGCTGCTGCTCGAAGGCGAGCCGGGTGTCGGCAAGACCGCCGCGGCCAAAGCCCTGGCCCAAGCCCTGGACACCCCGTTCATCCGCCTGCAGTGCTACGAGGGCCTGACTGCCGGCGAAGCGCTGTACGAATGGAACTACCAGCGGCAACTCCTGCACATCCGGCTGGCCGAAGCCCGCGGTTCGTCAGTGGACGACGCCGACCTGTTCACCACCGCCTTCCTGCAGGAACGGCCCATCCTGCGCGCCGTCCGGCACGACGGTCCGACCCCGCCGGTGCTGCTGATCGACGAGATCGACCGGGCCGACGACGAATTCGAGGCGCTGCTCTTCGAATTCCTCGGCGAATCCGCCGTCACCGTGCCCGAACTCGGCACCTTCGCCGCCACCCGCCCCCCGGTCGTGATCCTCACCTCCAACCGCAGCCGCGACCTGCACGACGCGCTGCGGCGCCGCTGCCTCTACCACTGGATCGAGTTCCCGGCACCCGCGCAGGTGGCGGCCATCGTCCGCCGAGCCGTGCCCGGCGCCACCGTGCCGCTGATCCGCAGCGCCACCGAGTTCATCGGTACGGTCCGCGGGCTCGACCTCGACAAGGCGCCCGGGCTCGCCGAGACCATCGACTGGGTCTCCGCCCTGGCCGCCCTCGGCGTCACCGAACTCGCCTCCGGAGACGTACTGCGCACCCTCGGCACCATCGCCAAGACGCCCGACGACCGGGCCCTCATCGCTGACACACCAGTGACCACCCCTCGCGCTCGGAGAGACCACCCATGA
- a CDS encoding nucleotidyltransferase family protein: protein MTVTGLVLAAGGSQRLGRPKQLLPFRGRTLLDATLDMARACGFDELLVTVGGSAPEVRSFCDLSSVRVIENPAFSSGCGSSIRTAVTSVGSDRLVLLLGDQPFVSPADVRRLAAAAGPLGVCRYSDGLGHPFLFHRSVYPELSTLHGDKAVWKLLHSGRYPVTEIDCAGTVPIDVDTLDDYERLLTLEHS, encoded by the coding sequence ATGACGGTGACCGGGTTGGTGCTGGCCGCCGGCGGCTCGCAGCGGCTCGGCCGGCCCAAGCAGTTGCTGCCGTTCCGGGGTCGCACGCTGCTGGACGCGACCCTCGACATGGCTCGTGCCTGCGGATTCGACGAGCTGCTGGTCACCGTGGGCGGTTCGGCGCCGGAGGTCCGATCCTTCTGCGACCTCTCCTCGGTACGGGTGATCGAGAATCCCGCCTTCTCCAGCGGATGTGGATCCTCGATCCGGACCGCTGTCACGTCGGTCGGCTCCGACCGGCTCGTCCTGCTGCTGGGCGACCAGCCGTTCGTCTCACCGGCTGACGTCCGCCGTCTCGCCGCGGCAGCCGGACCCCTGGGCGTCTGCCGGTACTCCGACGGCCTCGGCCACCCTTTCCTGTTCCACCGCTCGGTCTACCCCGAACTGTCCACGCTGCACGGAGACAAAGCGGTGTGGAAGCTGCTGCACTCCGGGCGGTACCCGGTGACCGAGATCGATTGTGCCGGTACGGTGCCGATCGACGTGGACACCCTCGACGACTATGAACGGCTGCTCACGCTTGAACACTCCTGA
- a CDS encoding XdhC family protein, with protein sequence MTTSTAERALELTAARLPFVHATVVRAQEPTSARAGDDAVILADGSIEGFVGGVCAETSVRAAAMDTLRNGDSMLLRVLPEDSAEFPVAPGALVVVNPCHSGGAIEIFLRPVLPKPLIGVSGSSPIGQAVTALADFLDFEVTRDYQGAAAVVVAGLGRDEERAIRAALDARVPLIALVASHTRSMILLDAMGLSPEERDRIRPHAGIAIGARTPKEIALSVLAEIVQELRTGALAAPAVTPAASHAEAAAFAKAEPEFVAGPTLPVGPATSPTTAAVQAAETAIDPVCGMTVVIGPDTPHGVVGGQDFWFCCPGCRIKYTKA encoded by the coding sequence ATGACGACGAGCACCGCCGAGCGGGCCCTCGAGCTGACCGCCGCGCGCCTGCCGTTCGTGCACGCCACCGTGGTCCGCGCCCAGGAACCCACCTCGGCCCGGGCCGGTGACGACGCGGTGATCCTGGCCGACGGGTCCATCGAGGGTTTCGTCGGCGGGGTGTGCGCGGAGACGTCGGTGCGGGCCGCGGCCATGGACACGCTGCGCAACGGCGACTCCATGCTGCTGCGGGTGCTGCCCGAGGACTCGGCCGAGTTCCCGGTGGCGCCCGGCGCGCTCGTCGTCGTCAACCCCTGCCACTCCGGCGGTGCCATCGAGATCTTCCTGCGTCCGGTGCTGCCGAAACCGCTGATCGGGGTCTCCGGAAGCAGCCCGATCGGGCAGGCCGTGACCGCGCTCGCCGACTTCCTCGACTTCGAGGTGACCCGCGACTACCAGGGTGCCGCCGCGGTCGTGGTGGCCGGTCTGGGGCGCGACGAAGAACGGGCGATCCGTGCGGCCCTGGACGCGCGGGTGCCCCTGATCGCGCTGGTCGCCAGCCACACCCGGTCGATGATCCTGCTCGACGCGATGGGGCTGTCGCCGGAGGAGCGCGACCGGATCCGGCCCCATGCCGGCATCGCCATCGGTGCCCGTACCCCCAAGGAGATCGCTCTTTCGGTTTTGGCGGAGATCGTCCAGGAGTTGCGCACCGGCGCCCTGGCCGCGCCCGCCGTGACGCCGGCTGCCTCGCATGCCGAGGCCGCCGCCTTCGCCAAGGCCGAACCCGAGTTCGTGGCCGGTCCGACTCTGCCCGTCGGGCCGGCCACGTCCCCTACCACCGCGGCCGTGCAGGCCGCGGAGACCGCGATCGACCCGGTGTGCGGGATGACCGTCGTCATCGGACCGGACACTCCGCACGGTGTGGTCGGCGGGCAGGACTTCTGGTTCTGCTGCCCGGGTTGCCGGATAAAATACACGAAGGCCTGA
- a CDS encoding aerobic carbon-monoxide dehydrogenase large subunit, producing MTTTQDTKLTEFEDNDQKPVGFGRMLRKEDARLLRGRGRFVDDVQLPGMLHLAILRSPFAHANIVSIDTSAAEASPGVRAVVTGETLKGLGLAWMPTLSNDVQAVLATDRVRFQGQEVAFVVADDRYKARDALELIDVEYDVLDPVVDVRKALAPDAPVIRTDLEGKTNNHVFDWETGDEAETDRVFATADVIVKEDIVYPRVHPAPMETCGSVADFDPVEGKLKLWSTTQAPHAHRTLYAIVAGLPEHKIQVIAPDIGGGFGNKVPIYPGYVLSIVGSIVTGKPVKWMEDRSENLISTGFARDYIMQAEIAATSEGKILGIRTNVLADHGAFNGTAAPVKYPAGFFGVFTGSYDLQAAHCKMTAVYTNKAPGGVAYACSFRITEAVYLIERIVDALAYELEMDPAELRLKNFIQPEQFPYETKTGWVYDSGDYEPTMRLAMEMAGYDELRKEQAEKRARGELMGIGISFFTEAVGAGPRKDMDILGLGMADGCELRIHPTGKAVVRLSVKTQGQGHETTFAQIIAEELGIPPDDIDVVHGDTDNTPFGLGTYGSRSTPVSGAAAALVARKVRDKAKLIASAMLEVSVADIDWVKGSFQVKGDPGKAVTIQEIAFKAHGAGDLPDGVEGGLEAQICYNPSNLTYPHGAYICVVDVDPGTAEVKVRRFIAVDDCGTRINPMIIEGQVHGGLTDGVGMALMEMISFDEDGNCLGASLMDYLIPTALEVPDWETGFTVTPSPHHPIGAKGIGESATVGSPPAIVNAVVDALKPFGIRHADMPLTPSRVWDAMRGQATPPI from the coding sequence GTGACGACCACCCAGGATACGAAGCTCACCGAGTTCGAGGACAACGACCAGAAGCCGGTCGGGTTCGGCCGGATGCTGCGCAAGGAGGACGCGCGCCTGCTCCGGGGCCGGGGCCGGTTCGTCGACGACGTGCAGTTGCCCGGGATGCTGCACCTGGCGATCCTGCGGTCGCCGTTCGCGCACGCGAACATCGTCAGCATCGACACCAGTGCGGCCGAGGCGTCGCCCGGTGTGCGGGCCGTGGTCACCGGGGAGACGTTGAAAGGTCTGGGCCTGGCCTGGATGCCGACGCTCTCCAACGACGTGCAGGCCGTGCTGGCCACCGACCGGGTGCGGTTCCAGGGTCAGGAGGTGGCGTTCGTCGTCGCCGACGACCGGTACAAGGCCCGGGACGCTCTCGAACTGATCGACGTCGAGTACGACGTGCTGGACCCGGTCGTGGACGTCCGCAAGGCGTTGGCCCCGGACGCCCCGGTCATCCGCACCGACCTCGAGGGCAAGACGAACAACCACGTCTTCGACTGGGAGACCGGTGACGAGGCGGAGACCGACCGGGTCTTCGCCACCGCCGACGTGATCGTCAAAGAGGACATCGTCTACCCGCGTGTGCATCCGGCGCCGATGGAGACGTGTGGTTCGGTCGCCGACTTCGACCCGGTCGAGGGCAAGCTGAAGCTCTGGTCGACGACGCAGGCTCCGCACGCGCACCGCACCCTGTACGCGATCGTGGCCGGCCTGCCCGAACACAAGATCCAGGTGATCGCGCCGGACATCGGTGGTGGCTTCGGCAACAAGGTGCCGATCTACCCCGGTTACGTGCTCTCCATCGTCGGCTCCATCGTCACCGGCAAGCCGGTGAAGTGGATGGAGGACCGCTCGGAGAACCTGATCAGCACCGGTTTCGCCCGTGACTACATCATGCAGGCGGAGATCGCGGCGACGTCCGAGGGCAAGATCCTGGGCATCCGGACGAACGTGCTCGCCGACCACGGGGCCTTCAACGGCACCGCGGCCCCGGTGAAGTACCCGGCCGGTTTCTTCGGCGTGTTCACCGGCAGTTACGACCTGCAGGCCGCGCACTGCAAGATGACCGCGGTCTACACGAACAAGGCGCCGGGCGGGGTGGCGTACGCCTGCTCGTTCCGGATCACCGAGGCCGTGTACCTGATCGAGCGGATCGTCGACGCGCTCGCCTACGAGCTGGAGATGGACCCGGCCGAGTTGCGGCTGAAGAACTTCATCCAGCCCGAGCAGTTCCCGTACGAGACCAAGACCGGCTGGGTGTACGACTCGGGTGACTACGAGCCGACGATGCGCCTGGCGATGGAGATGGCCGGGTACGACGAGCTGCGCAAGGAGCAGGCGGAGAAGCGGGCCCGTGGCGAGCTGATGGGCATCGGCATCTCGTTCTTCACCGAGGCGGTCGGTGCCGGCCCGCGCAAGGACATGGACATTCTCGGGCTGGGCATGGCCGACGGCTGTGAGCTGCGGATCCACCCGACCGGTAAGGCTGTCGTCCGGCTCTCGGTGAAGACCCAGGGTCAGGGGCACGAGACGACGTTCGCGCAGATCATCGCCGAAGAGTTGGGCATTCCGCCGGACGACATCGACGTGGTGCACGGCGACACCGACAACACCCCGTTCGGTCTGGGTACCTACGGTTCCCGGTCGACGCCGGTGTCCGGTGCCGCGGCCGCGCTGGTGGCCCGCAAGGTGCGCGACAAGGCGAAGCTGATCGCGTCGGCGATGCTGGAGGTGTCGGTCGCCGACATCGACTGGGTCAAGGGCTCGTTCCAGGTCAAGGGCGACCCGGGTAAGGCGGTGACGATCCAGGAGATCGCGTTCAAGGCGCACGGCGCCGGCGACCTCCCGGACGGCGTCGAGGGTGGTCTCGAGGCGCAGATCTGCTACAACCCGTCGAACCTGACCTACCCGCACGGGGCGTACATCTGCGTCGTCGACGTCGACCCGGGCACCGCCGAGGTCAAGGTCCGCCGCTTCATCGCGGTGGACGACTGCGGCACCCGGATCAACCCGATGATCATCGAGGGTCAGGTGCACGGTGGCCTCACCGACGGTGTCGGCATGGCGCTGATGGAGATGATCTCCTTCGACGAGGACGGCAACTGCCTCGGCGCGTCGCTGATGGACTACCTGATCCCGACCGCCCTGGAGGTGCCCGACTGGGAGACCGGCTTCACGGTCACCCCGTCGCCGCACCACCCGATCGGCGCCAAGGGCATCGGCGAGTCCGCGACCGTCGGTTCGCCGCCGGCGATCGTCAACGCGGTCGTCGACGCGCTCAAGCCGTTCGGTATCCGGCACGCCGACATGCCGCTCACCCCGTCCCGGGTCTGGGACGCGATGCGCGGCCAGGCCACTCCGCCGATCTAG
- a CDS encoding (2Fe-2S)-binding protein yields MQVTMTVNGTEYTREIEGRLLLVHFLRDVLSLTGTHWGCDTSNCGVCVVWLDGEPVKSCTVLAAMAGGHEVRTVEGLANGAELDPIQEGFRQCHGLQCGFCTPGMLMTCRALLDKNPDPTEGEIREAISGQICRCTGYSSIIRSVRWAAVHEAASNQEEVPAQ; encoded by the coding sequence ATGCAGGTCACGATGACGGTCAACGGGACCGAGTACACCCGGGAGATCGAAGGCCGGCTGCTGCTCGTGCACTTCCTGCGCGACGTGCTGAGCCTGACCGGCACTCACTGGGGCTGCGACACGAGCAACTGTGGTGTCTGTGTGGTGTGGCTGGACGGCGAGCCGGTCAAGTCGTGCACGGTGCTGGCCGCGATGGCCGGCGGGCACGAGGTCCGGACCGTGGAGGGTCTGGCCAACGGTGCCGAACTGGACCCGATCCAGGAGGGTTTCCGGCAGTGCCACGGCCTGCAGTGCGGTTTCTGCACGCCGGGCATGTTGATGACCTGCCGGGCGCTGCTGGACAAGAACCCGGACCCGACCGAGGGTGAGATCCGCGAGGCCATCTCCGGTCAGATCTGCCGGTGTACGGGTTACTCCTCGATCATCCGCTCGGTGCGCTGGGCCGCGGTGCACGAGGCCGCGTCGAACCAGGAGGAGGTGCCCGCCCAGTGA
- a CDS encoding FAD binding domain-containing protein, whose amino-acid sequence MQVPAPFEYERATSVDQAIGLLERLGSSARLVAGGHSLLPMMKLRLANFEYLIDINDLHDELGYIRLSDDEVRIGAMTRHRELLESEILADVFPIFRDAEKVIADPIVRNRGTLGGSLCQADPSEDLSAVCTTLDASCVIRGPGGAERVVTMEEFHVGPYETAVADNEILTEIRIPRKSFKAGSAYAKVERRAGDWAVVSAGAAVWLDGGRIVDARVGLAAVGPNTTGIPEISAALRGNEPDESLFELAGAIAARSCDPSTDTRGSADYKRHLADELTRRTLRRAVERARS is encoded by the coding sequence ATGCAGGTGCCGGCTCCGTTCGAATACGAACGTGCCACAAGCGTGGATCAGGCCATTGGACTGTTGGAACGACTGGGCAGCTCGGCTCGGCTGGTGGCCGGGGGCCACAGTCTGTTGCCGATGATGAAGCTCAGGCTCGCCAATTTCGAATATCTCATCGACATCAACGATCTGCACGACGAACTGGGGTATATCCGCCTCAGCGACGACGAGGTGCGTATCGGTGCCATGACCCGGCATCGGGAACTGCTGGAATCGGAGATTCTGGCCGACGTGTTCCCGATCTTCCGGGACGCGGAGAAAGTGATCGCCGACCCGATCGTCCGGAACCGCGGCACGCTGGGTGGCTCGCTGTGCCAGGCGGATCCGTCGGAGGACCTGTCGGCGGTGTGCACGACCCTGGACGCGAGCTGCGTCATCCGGGGTCCGGGCGGTGCCGAGCGGGTCGTCACGATGGAGGAGTTCCACGTGGGCCCGTACGAGACGGCCGTCGCGGACAACGAGATCCTCACCGAGATCCGGATCCCGCGGAAGAGCTTCAAGGCGGGCAGCGCGTACGCCAAGGTGGAGCGCCGTGCCGGTGACTGGGCCGTGGTGTCCGCGGGTGCCGCGGTGTGGCTGGACGGCGGCCGGATCGTGGACGCCCGGGTGGGGCTGGCCGCGGTCGGCCCGAACACCACCGGGATTCCGGAGATCTCGGCGGCGCTGCGCGGGAACGAGCCGGACGAGAGCCTGTTCGAGCTGGCCGGTGCGATCGCGGCCCGCAGCTGTGACCCGTCGACCGACACCCGGGGCAGTGCGGACTACAAGCGCCACCTGGCGGACGAGCTGACCCGGCGCACGCTGCGCCGGGCCGTGGAACGGGCGAGGAGCTGA